A stretch of the Saccharolobus caldissimus genome encodes the following:
- a CDS encoding DNA-directed DNA polymerase has translation MIKDFFILDFSYEVKGGLPIIYIWSIDRDGNRCIVMEKNFRPYFYALYDGDEKKIIENIKKLSRAESPITKVDIVQKKYFGNPVKALQIYTIIPTYIRIYREDVAKIKGVKEVLEADIRFYMRYSIDNDLKPFNWFEAEVEEIKTDDFRVKHVYELKKIINRYEGEVPDLRIISFSIEVYNKYGYPNPRRDPIILIGLWSKEGGIQLSTENKDDLKILREFVNYIISYDPDIIVGFNSNGFDWEYILERAKTVGVKLDLSRKIGAEISQGTYGHYSIIGRLNVDLIGFIMSLEEVKSKTLINVADYLGVLPKEKRTIVEWYDIPRYWDDESKRNIVKQYNLDNAKSIYLLGEIFLPFGEELSKITGLPLDQLSMASVGNRVEWLLIREAYKANELVPNKTEKEFEPYKGGLVIEPKAGIYEDVYVLDFSSMYPSIMIKFNIGPDTLVKGNCEDCWISPEVGHKFRKEPSGFYKIILEKLIEERKKIKEKMESVKNEYELRKLENRQRALKVLANAFYGYMGWYNARWYSREGAEAVTAWGRSILKSSVEIAKSLGFDVIYGDTDSIFVKGLSHNINKLIDKISESQGLEVRVDKHYKRVLFTENKKRYAGLLDNGKIDIVGFEAVRGDWCELAKDIQKHIIEKILVSGNINEAIKLVRSTIMKLRRGEYNIEDLVIWKSLEKDIDEYEVSAPHVIAAKKAIQAGYPITKGSRIGYVVVKGSGRVSDRVEPYFLVKEKNRVDIEYYVNNQIIPSALRILQPFGIKENMLKTSGTDILGFLSPSKKK, from the coding sequence ATGATTAAAGATTTCTTTATACTTGATTTTTCATACGAAGTTAAGGGAGGGCTACCAATAATTTACATTTGGAGTATAGATAGGGATGGTAATAGATGTATAGTAATGGAGAAGAACTTCAGACCCTATTTCTATGCCCTATATGATGGAGATGAGAAGAAGATAATCGAAAATATAAAGAAATTAAGTAGAGCTGAGTCGCCAATAACTAAAGTAGATATAGTACAGAAAAAATATTTTGGTAATCCTGTAAAAGCACTGCAAATTTATACTATAATTCCGACTTATATTAGAATATATAGGGAAGATGTTGCAAAAATAAAGGGAGTCAAGGAAGTTCTAGAGGCTGATATAAGATTCTATATGAGATACTCGATAGATAATGATCTTAAGCCTTTTAACTGGTTTGAAGCTGAAGTGGAAGAAATAAAGACAGATGATTTTAGGGTAAAACACGTTTACGAGTTAAAGAAGATAATTAATAGATATGAGGGAGAGGTACCAGATCTGAGAATTATATCGTTTAGCATAGAGGTTTATAACAAATATGGATATCCGAACCCACGAAGGGATCCCATAATATTAATTGGATTATGGAGTAAAGAAGGAGGAATTCAATTAAGTACTGAAAATAAGGATGATCTTAAAATCCTTAGGGAGTTTGTGAACTATATAATAAGTTATGATCCAGATATAATTGTAGGTTTTAATAGCAATGGATTTGATTGGGAGTATATTTTAGAAAGAGCAAAAACTGTAGGGGTTAAGCTAGACTTAAGTAGAAAAATAGGTGCAGAAATAAGTCAAGGAACATATGGGCATTATTCAATTATAGGAAGATTAAACGTAGATTTGATAGGTTTTATAATGTCTTTAGAAGAAGTAAAATCTAAGACACTTATAAACGTAGCTGATTATCTAGGCGTACTTCCCAAGGAGAAAAGAACTATTGTAGAATGGTATGACATTCCTCGATACTGGGATGATGAGAGTAAGAGAAATATAGTTAAACAATATAATCTTGATAATGCTAAGTCAATTTATTTATTAGGCGAAATTTTTCTTCCATTTGGTGAGGAACTAAGTAAGATCACTGGCTTACCTTTAGACCAACTCTCAATGGCTAGTGTGGGAAATAGGGTCGAATGGCTCCTTATAAGAGAGGCTTATAAGGCAAATGAACTTGTACCAAACAAAACGGAAAAAGAATTTGAGCCATATAAAGGGGGATTAGTGATAGAGCCTAAGGCTGGTATTTATGAAGACGTTTATGTTCTTGATTTCTCCTCAATGTATCCATCAATAATGATAAAATTTAATATTGGACCAGATACGTTAGTGAAGGGAAATTGCGAGGACTGCTGGATATCTCCAGAAGTAGGGCACAAATTTAGAAAAGAGCCTTCTGGTTTCTATAAAATTATTTTAGAGAAATTAATTGAAGAAAGAAAGAAAATTAAAGAGAAGATGGAAAGTGTTAAAAATGAATATGAATTACGAAAACTAGAAAATAGACAGAGAGCTCTTAAAGTATTGGCAAATGCATTTTATGGATATATGGGATGGTATAATGCTAGATGGTATAGCAGAGAAGGTGCAGAAGCAGTAACTGCATGGGGAAGAAGTATTCTTAAATCTTCAGTAGAAATTGCAAAGAGTTTAGGGTTTGACGTAATTTATGGAGATACTGATTCAATATTTGTAAAAGGGCTTAGTCACAACATAAATAAATTAATCGATAAAATAAGTGAATCTCAAGGACTAGAAGTTAGAGTAGATAAGCATTATAAACGAGTACTCTTCACTGAAAATAAGAAGAGATATGCGGGTCTTTTAGATAATGGCAAAATAGATATTGTAGGTTTTGAAGCAGTTAGAGGAGATTGGTGTGAATTGGCTAAGGATATTCAAAAACATATAATAGAGAAAATTCTAGTTTCTGGAAATATAAATGAGGCAATTAAATTAGTTAGATCTACTATTATGAAGTTGAGACGTGGTGAATATAATATAGAAGATTTAGTAATCTGGAAATCTCTAGAAAAAGATATAGATGAATATGAAGTTAGTGCACCACATGTAATAGCTGCTAAGAAGGCTATACAAGCAGGTTATCCTATAACTAAAGGTTCAAGAATTGGATATGTTGTAGTTAAAGGCTCTGGAAGAGTATCTGATCGCGTTGAACCTTATTTTCTAGTTAAAGAGAAAAACAGGGTAGATATAGAGTATTATGTAAATAATCAAATAATTCCCTCAGCCCTTAGGATACTACAACCATTTGGAATAAAGGAAAATATGCTAAAAACTTCTGGCACTGATATATTAGGCTTTTTAAGTCCGTCTAAGAAGAAATAA
- the dnaG gene encoding DNA primase DnaG: MKYNVKLKFEVDGIVEKTDVIGAIFGQTENLFGDEFDLRELQDKGRLGRIIVEVRSKGGKSEGEVIIPSNLDRIETALIAAMIESVDKVGPYNSKFELIEIEDIRAEKLKKIIERAKNILSSWSRERSLDIKEVLNEISSAVKVAEITEYGPEKLPAGPDVDKDPNLIIVEGRADVINLLRYGYKNVIAIEGATSRVPETIINLSKTKKTVIAFLDGDHGGDLILKELLSNNVKIDFVARAPVGREVEELTGKEISKALSNMMPLTQYLKKLQESQPLLAETVTEEKPKGEIRQAERVVQISLPQSVVEDIKKLPGTLEGFLYDNNWNVIEKVQVRDIIPKLENYQENKVAYIVFDGVITQRLLDLASQKNIKMIIGARIGGINKRPPNVDIITFSDIISS, translated from the coding sequence ATGAAATACAATGTAAAGCTAAAGTTTGAAGTAGATGGTATTGTAGAAAAAACAGATGTTATAGGTGCAATATTTGGTCAAACTGAAAATTTATTTGGAGACGAATTTGATCTAAGAGAATTACAGGATAAAGGTAGACTAGGAAGGATAATAGTTGAGGTTAGAAGCAAAGGTGGTAAAAGTGAGGGAGAGGTAATAATACCATCTAATCTGGATAGAATAGAAACTGCGTTAATTGCAGCTATGATAGAAAGTGTAGATAAGGTTGGACCTTATAACTCAAAATTTGAATTAATTGAAATAGAAGATATTAGAGCTGAGAAACTGAAAAAAATTATAGAGAGAGCTAAAAATATATTATCGAGTTGGAGTAGGGAAAGATCATTAGATATAAAAGAAGTTTTAAATGAAATTAGCAGTGCAGTTAAGGTAGCGGAGATTACGGAATATGGGCCAGAAAAATTACCTGCAGGACCTGATGTAGATAAAGATCCTAATTTAATAATAGTAGAAGGAAGAGCGGACGTAATTAACCTATTAAGATATGGATACAAAAACGTAATTGCAATTGAAGGAGCGACATCAAGAGTTCCAGAGACGATAATTAATTTATCTAAAACTAAAAAGACTGTAATAGCATTTCTGGACGGAGACCACGGCGGAGATTTAATCCTAAAAGAACTATTAAGTAATAATGTGAAAATAGACTTTGTAGCTAGAGCGCCAGTAGGTAGAGAAGTTGAGGAATTAACTGGAAAAGAGATCTCAAAGGCCTTATCTAATATGATGCCATTAACGCAATACTTAAAGAAACTCCAAGAATCTCAACCTCTCTTAGCTGAGACAGTAACGGAAGAAAAACCTAAAGGTGAAATAAGGCAAGCTGAAAGGGTAGTACAAATATCTTTACCTCAATCTGTAGTAGAAGATATCAAAAAGCTTCCAGGAACGTTAGAGGGATTCCTATATGATAATAATTGGAATGTTATAGAGAAAGTACAAGTGAGAGATATAATACCTAAACTAGAGAATTATCAAGAGAATAAGGTAGCTTATATAGTATTTGATGGTGTAATTACGCAAAGATTATTAGATTTAGCCTCACAAAAGAATATAAAGATGATAATAGGAGCTAGAATAGGAGGAATAAACAAAAGACCGCCTAATGTAGATATAATAACTTTCTCAGATATTATTTCTTCTTAG
- the rimI gene encoding ribosomal protein S18-alanine N-acetyltransferase: MILITDASEEDLDQIYKIERSSFDNPYPYSLLKAYLILANKLYLIAKDNQTVVGYIIGIIQYGYRGHIVSIAVDKSYRKKGIGSKLLSSLEERFKSFGVKYSYLEVDVRNKSAISFYYRNGYIIAYLRKNYYGMGKHAFIMLKNLYYKFLD; encoded by the coding sequence ATGATACTTATAACTGACGCGTCAGAAGAAGATTTAGATCAGATATATAAAATTGAAAGATCTAGCTTTGATAATCCGTATCCTTATTCCTTATTAAAAGCATATTTAATTCTTGCAAACAAACTATATTTAATTGCAAAAGATAATCAAACAGTTGTCGGTTATATAATAGGTATAATACAATACGGATATAGAGGTCATATTGTATCTATAGCAGTAGATAAGAGTTATAGAAAAAAAGGTATTGGGAGTAAGTTATTAAGTAGTTTAGAGGAGAGATTCAAAAGTTTCGGAGTCAAATATTCCTATCTAGAGGTTGATGTTAGAAACAAGTCAGCTATATCTTTTTATTATAGAAACGGCTATATTATAGCATACTTGAGAAAAAATTATTATGGCATGGGTAAACATGCATTTATTATGTTAAAAAATTTATATTATAAATTTTTAGATTAA
- a CDS encoding mRNA surveillance protein pelota translates to MRILEFDEKRKMMRLHIESEDDLWVLHLIIEKGDSVIAKTSRDIGLGRESRRVPMTIMLKVDYTEFQEFTNRLRIHGIIEDAPERYGIKGAHHTINLDVGDEIIIIKEHWSKYAIDRLNKQANKRSNILIILADFDEYLIAIPYQQGIKILSERTLKSLSEDEGVIEENAEEIVKEITNYISQYKPDAILIAGPGFFKEIIAKKLNTNIKVYIDSVSTATRSGLHEILRRDIIDKIMVDYEISRGIKQLEKAMELLAKQPNMVTYGLDQVKNAAQIGAIETLLIIEDFLSVNNEEERLQIENLLEEIENKRGEIIIVPKESPIYYQLKSLTGILAILRFSVN, encoded by the coding sequence ATGAGAATATTAGAATTTGACGAAAAACGAAAAATGATGAGATTACACATAGAATCTGAGGACGATTTATGGGTTTTACATCTAATTATAGAAAAGGGTGACAGCGTAATAGCAAAAACTTCACGCGATATAGGACTAGGAAGAGAAAGTAGAAGAGTCCCAATGACTATTATGCTTAAAGTCGATTATACGGAATTTCAGGAGTTTACAAATAGATTACGAATACATGGAATAATAGAAGATGCTCCAGAAAGGTATGGGATAAAAGGTGCACATCATACAATTAATCTTGATGTTGGTGATGAAATAATAATAATAAAAGAGCACTGGAGCAAATATGCTATAGATAGATTAAATAAACAAGCAAATAAGAGAAGTAACATTTTGATAATACTTGCTGATTTTGATGAATATCTAATAGCAATACCCTACCAACAAGGGATTAAAATTCTTTCAGAGAGAACATTAAAATCGCTTAGTGAAGATGAAGGTGTAATAGAAGAGAACGCAGAGGAGATAGTAAAAGAAATAACTAATTATATAAGCCAATATAAACCAGATGCAATTCTTATAGCAGGCCCAGGATTTTTCAAGGAAATAATCGCAAAAAAACTAAATACTAATATAAAAGTCTATATTGATAGTGTATCTACGGCTACTAGGAGTGGTCTTCATGAAATATTACGCCGTGATATTATAGATAAGATAATGGTAGATTATGAGATATCAAGGGGGATAAAACAGTTAGAGAAGGCTATGGAATTATTAGCTAAACAGCCTAACATGGTAACTTATGGTTTAGACCAGGTAAAGAATGCAGCACAAATAGGAGCTATAGAAACTCTTTTAATAATAGAAGATTTTCTCTCTGTAAATAATGAGGAGGAGAGACTTCAAATTGAAAATCTACTAGAAGAGATAGAAAATAAGAGAGGGGAAATAATAATTGTCCCTAAGGAATCTCCTATTTACTATCAGCTAAAAAGTTTAACTGGTATTTTAGCTATTTTGAGATTTAGTGTAAATTAA